Proteins from a genomic interval of Candidatus Thiopontia autotrophica:
- the queC gene encoding 7-cyano-7-deazaguanine synthase QueC produces the protein MIKRDEKRAVVLVSGGLDSATVLALAKSQGYSCYAISFDYGQRHHSELDAARVVAESGGAVEHKVINIGLGEVGGSALTDDSIAIPTSQKSGIPVTYVPARNLLFLSFALGWAEVLEARDIFIGVNAVDYSGYPDCRPAFIESFQQTANLATKAGDDGYPVTVHAPLIELTKAKIIRVGIELGVDYSKTVSCYQADERGMACGECDSCRLRRAGFMEAGIDDPTRYGE, from the coding sequence ATGATTAAGAGAGATGAGAAGAGAGCTGTTGTGCTTGTCTCTGGTGGCCTTGACTCTGCTACAGTGTTGGCGCTTGCAAAATCTCAGGGATACAGTTGCTATGCCATAAGTTTTGATTACGGGCAGAGACACCATTCAGAGCTGGATGCTGCAAGAGTGGTGGCAGAGAGTGGCGGTGCAGTGGAGCACAAAGTCATCAATATTGGATTGGGAGAGGTTGGCGGCTCTGCTCTGACTGATGATTCCATTGCTATTCCAACAAGTCAGAAGAGCGGTATCCCTGTTACCTATGTTCCAGCACGAAACCTCCTTTTTCTCTCTTTTGCGCTCGGCTGGGCAGAGGTGTTGGAGGCCAGAGATATCTTTATTGGAGTCAATGCTGTGGATTACTCCGGATACCCTGATTGCCGTCCAGCCTTTATTGAGTCATTTCAGCAGACAGCCAACCTCGCAACCAAAGCAGGTGATGATGGATATCCGGTAACTGTTCATGCCCCACTGATAGAGTTGACCAAGGCTAAAATAATCAGAGTTGGAATTGAGTTAGGTGTAGATTATTCGAAGACGGTATCCTGTTATCAGGCAGATGAGCGGGGCATGGCTTGTGGAGAGTGTGACTCCTGCAGGTTGCGTCGTGCGGGTTTTATGGAGGCAGGGATAGATGATCCAACCAGATATGGAGAGTGA